The proteins below come from a single Trichocoleus desertorum ATA4-8-CV12 genomic window:
- the pgeF gene encoding peptidoglycan editing factor PgeF, whose product MHTWHWQTWDERPYLTCSLLEAWSHGFFTQHFWPQTPSSLVSALQSEAQVYRVKQVHGNVVLAPSEIELSLISANDASASEPDLPPADGLLTEQAKQAVWVCSADCTPVLIADMATGQVAAVHAGWRGTAAKIVPQAIARLQAQGSQLHNLRVAMGPAIAGGVYQVSSDVAAALGATITPSAANEANAVIEQLYELPQPPVIADLEPDRVRVDVRRINALQLEQLGFSPEQVAIAPHCTYQQPEHFFSYRRDGLKKVQWSGIVSRAVV is encoded by the coding sequence ATGCACACTTGGCACTGGCAAACTTGGGACGAACGGCCTTATCTCACTTGTAGCCTCTTAGAAGCTTGGTCCCACGGCTTTTTTACTCAACACTTCTGGCCCCAAACGCCAAGCAGCTTAGTTAGCGCCTTACAATCCGAGGCGCAGGTTTACCGCGTCAAGCAAGTCCACGGCAACGTTGTTTTAGCCCCCTCTGAAATTGAACTCAGTCTTATCTCTGCTAATGATGCGAGTGCTTCTGAGCCAGATTTGCCACCTGCTGATGGTTTACTAACTGAGCAAGCGAAGCAAGCCGTTTGGGTTTGTAGTGCTGACTGTACCCCGGTACTGATTGCAGATATGGCTACAGGGCAGGTTGCGGCTGTGCATGCGGGCTGGCGTGGAACTGCCGCTAAAATTGTGCCGCAAGCGATCGCTCGTCTGCAAGCTCAAGGCAGCCAATTACACAATCTACGGGTGGCAATGGGACCCGCGATCGCTGGAGGGGTTTATCAAGTTTCGAGTGATGTAGCGGCTGCTTTGGGCGCAACGATTACCCCATCTGCTGCGAATGAGGCCAATGCCGTTATTGAGCAGCTCTATGAACTACCTCAGCCGCCTGTAATTGCTGATCTAGAACCCGATCGCGTCCGAGTGGATGTGCGACGTATCAATGCTTTGCAGTTGGAGCAACTTGGCTTCAGTCCCGAACAAGTCGCGATCGCCCCTCATTGTACTTATCAACAACCAGAGCACTTTTTCTCCTACCGTCGCGATGGCCTGAAAAAGGTACAGTGGTCTGGCATTGTCAGCCGAGCAGTTGTCTAA
- a CDS encoding biotin--[acetyl-CoA-carboxylase] ligase, with protein MFHSLPLSLQVFETLDSTNQTLWELLSQGAIAGTAVLALQQESGRGQWGRQWQSPLGGLYLSVALNPLLPIANSAQLTLCSAWGIATALRSYNLPVQLKWPNDLVINGRKLGGILTETRIHQGQVTKAVVGVGINWTNPVPETGINLQTVLEKQAEPAIDSLEMLSAIALQGIASGYTAWQQEGIENLLPSYLKLLTNLGRSVAVNDFQGTVIGVSDKGELQIRAGSEGAFSREILLKPGTISLGYDV; from the coding sequence ATTTTTCATTCCTTGCCGCTATCGTTGCAGGTGTTTGAAACTCTCGATTCTACCAACCAAACGCTATGGGAGTTGCTCAGTCAGGGCGCGATCGCGGGTACAGCTGTTTTAGCGTTGCAGCAAGAGTCAGGACGAGGGCAGTGGGGTCGCCAGTGGCAGTCTCCCTTAGGAGGCTTGTACCTCTCAGTAGCGCTGAATCCTCTCTTGCCAATTGCGAATAGCGCTCAACTGACGTTGTGTAGTGCTTGGGGAATTGCCACGGCCCTCCGCAGCTATAACTTGCCTGTGCAATTGAAGTGGCCCAATGATTTAGTGATCAATGGGCGCAAATTGGGAGGGATTCTTACCGAAACCCGGATTCATCAAGGTCAGGTGACCAAAGCAGTCGTAGGGGTTGGAATCAATTGGACTAATCCAGTTCCCGAAACGGGAATCAATCTACAAACAGTTCTAGAAAAACAGGCAGAACCCGCGATCGATTCCTTAGAAATGTTGAGCGCGATCGCCCTACAAGGAATTGCGTCCGGATATACAGCTTGGCAGCAAGAAGGGATAGAAAACCTTTTGCCCTCTTACCTCAAGCTATTAACAAATTTAGGACGCTCAGTAGCGGTGAATGACTTTCAGGGAACTGTTATAGGAGTCTCAGATAAGGGAGAGTTACAAATTCGGGCTGGCTCCGAGGGAGCTTTCTCTAGGGAAATTTTGCTAAAGCCCGGTACAATCAGTCTGGGTTACGATGTCTAG
- a CDS encoding peptidoglycan DD-metalloendopeptidase family protein, with protein MQSLACLGGIGILSAGTLGAQTAPVDSVVVPAIPEPQSAVEATPVEVAPIDPAPLAVAEPEQFAPEASPEFAPEPSISVQEEPAPNWAVPIQEESIAAPPVTDSPNPVATGSEPPNYNNAYIDPTNYNLGATDAYEQPSSVVLSERSTGCQAVLSGGQGLSGAVCGTTSNPTPAQSAPWRPGSVETKWADTSGGTSGSTQWVAATNSAAVQLGPINISARGIGVGQTTASGRSFYYQTARPTGRLGNGNLRLIFPLSLPAPITSIFGWRIHPISGDSRFHSGTDLGAPMGTPVLAAYAGKVAIADFLGGYGLTVTIDHNKGTQETLYAHLSEIFVKPGEVVKQGAVIGRVGSTGNSTGPHLHFELRQQTANGWVTLDPGSQLELAAADLIKSLQTAQTAAKPAVPQPQG; from the coding sequence ATGCAAAGTCTGGCTTGCCTGGGTGGGATTGGAATCTTGAGTGCGGGAACGCTGGGAGCCCAAACTGCTCCAGTGGATTCTGTGGTAGTACCCGCAATTCCTGAGCCTCAATCAGCGGTGGAAGCAACTCCTGTAGAAGTCGCTCCTATTGATCCTGCGCCTTTGGCAGTCGCTGAGCCAGAGCAATTTGCTCCAGAGGCATCCCCAGAATTTGCTCCAGAGCCATCTATATCAGTTCAAGAAGAGCCTGCTCCTAATTGGGCGGTCCCTATCCAAGAGGAGTCAATCGCTGCCCCTCCCGTTACCGATTCACCCAATCCAGTCGCAACGGGGTCCGAGCCACCTAACTACAACAACGCCTACATCGACCCGACGAACTACAACCTTGGTGCTACAGATGCTTACGAGCAGCCGAGTTCTGTGGTCTTGTCAGAGCGCTCCACAGGTTGCCAAGCAGTTCTGTCGGGTGGTCAAGGCTTGTCGGGTGCAGTTTGCGGCACTACCTCAAATCCTACCCCAGCTCAATCCGCTCCTTGGAGACCTGGCTCAGTTGAGACCAAGTGGGCTGACACATCGGGCGGCACCTCAGGTAGCACGCAATGGGTTGCAGCCACAAACTCAGCAGCAGTGCAGCTAGGCCCTATCAACATTAGTGCTAGAGGGATTGGCGTTGGTCAAACAACTGCCTCTGGACGCTCGTTCTACTACCAGACAGCTCGACCCACAGGTCGGTTGGGTAATGGCAATCTCAGATTGATCTTCCCACTTTCGCTGCCTGCTCCGATTACTTCCATATTTGGGTGGCGCATCCACCCCATTAGTGGAGATAGCCGTTTCCACTCTGGAACCGACTTAGGTGCCCCGATGGGAACTCCAGTCTTGGCAGCTTATGCAGGTAAAGTAGCGATCGCAGACTTTCTCGGTGGTTATGGCCTCACAGTGACCATTGATCACAACAAAGGCACCCAAGAGACGCTATATGCTCACCTTTCCGAAATCTTCGTCAAACCTGGTGAGGTAGTGAAGCAAGGAGCCGTGATTGGTCGAGTCGGTAGTACAGGTAACTCGACTGGCCCTCACTTGCACTTTGAGTTGCGCCAGCAAACAGCTAATGGTTGGGTGACGCTCGACCCCGGTTCCCAGCTAGAACTCGCAGCAGCTGACCTTATTAAGTCTCTACAAACTGCTCAGACCGCAGCTAAACCAGCCGTTCCTCAGCCTCAAGGTTAG
- the ribE gene encoding riboflavin synthase: MFTGLVQALGTIRRLGEDQLQVTCTSGTYPFILQDLALGDSVAVDGVCLTVTEILPQGFTAAVSPETLRRTTLEKQLEAGYVNLEASLRVGSKLGGHFVTGHVDGIGCLQVAEETGNSWEMSFTVADPAIARYIVPKGSIAINGISLTVAECNANGTWFKVAVIPHTYAETNLHYLQPDSWVNLEGDILGKYVEKFLRFGSGQALEHTLSSASYNDLLNGSDAAHPAPEVITPSFLAEHGYL; encoded by the coding sequence GTGTTTACAGGACTTGTGCAAGCACTCGGAACCATCAGGCGGCTGGGAGAAGATCAGCTCCAGGTTACCTGTACCTCTGGTACCTACCCTTTCATTTTGCAGGATCTAGCGCTGGGTGACAGTGTTGCGGTGGACGGAGTTTGTCTCACTGTGACAGAAATATTGCCACAAGGCTTTACGGCAGCTGTTTCTCCCGAAACCCTACGCCGCACCACCTTAGAAAAACAGCTAGAAGCGGGCTATGTCAATCTGGAAGCCTCGCTGCGGGTGGGCAGTAAGTTGGGAGGCCACTTTGTTACGGGTCATGTGGATGGGATTGGTTGTCTTCAAGTGGCAGAGGAAACAGGTAATTCTTGGGAAATGAGCTTTACGGTGGCTGATCCTGCGATCGCCCGCTACATCGTGCCAAAAGGCAGTATCGCCATTAATGGCATCAGCTTGACTGTTGCCGAGTGCAACGCCAATGGCACTTGGTTTAAGGTTGCTGTCATCCCTCACACCTATGCTGAAACCAATCTGCATTATTTACAGCCAGATAGCTGGGTTAACTTAGAGGGCGACATTCTGGGCAAATATGTAGAAAAGTTTCTGCGTTTTGGCTCTGGGCAGGCCCTAGAGCACACTCTAAGCTCAGCTAGTTACAACGATCTGCTCAATGGCTCTGATGCAGCACATCCAGCTCCTGAAGTGATTACTCCAAGCTTCTTAGCAGAACACGGCTACTTATAA
- a CDS encoding bifunctional nuclease family protein translates to MIEMKVAGIALDAATRHPIVLLRDAAERRALPIYIGQDQARAIINALENQAPPRPLTHDLMINIMEEWDMVLERIIIHSLQDNTFYAILTVRQGEVKKEIDARPSDAIALALRTNCSIWVMEEVVADASIPVDRDADEAERQAFRSFVENLRPEDFTQRREFGNES, encoded by the coding sequence ATGATTGAGATGAAAGTTGCTGGAATTGCGCTGGATGCAGCAACGCGCCACCCAATCGTACTCTTGAGGGATGCTGCTGAGCGTCGGGCTTTACCGATTTATATCGGCCAGGATCAGGCAAGAGCGATTATCAACGCCCTCGAAAATCAAGCCCCGCCTCGGCCCCTCACCCATGATTTGATGATCAACATCATGGAAGAGTGGGATATGGTTTTGGAGCGTATTATTATTCACTCTCTACAAGACAATACTTTTTACGCGATTTTAACGGTCCGTCAAGGGGAGGTCAAAAAAGAGATTGACGCTCGTCCTAGCGATGCGATCGCGTTGGCTCTGCGAACTAACTGTTCGATCTGGGTGATGGAAGAAGTCGTTGCTGATGCTTCAATTCCAGTCGATCGAGATGCTGATGAGGCAGAGCGGCAAGCCTTCCGTAGCTTTGTAGAAAATCTCCGACCAGAAGATTTTACCCAACGGCGTGAGTTTGGCAACGAATCCTAG
- a CDS encoding aldo/keto reductase, with product MRYRRFGKTNLSLSVFSLGTMRYLASEATAAQTVNRAIALGINHLETAKGYGKSEQYLGQALAQLTVPRSQLYITTKISPTPDAASMARQLDQSLADLGTDYVDCLAIHGLNTEEHLSWVKAKQGCMQAVQQAVADGRVRHIGFSTHGSLELILAAIATGLFEFVSLHYYYFFQHNAPAVAAAAAKDMGVFIISPADKGGQLYTPPQKLQELCAPLSPLLFNYRFLLSDPRITTLSVGAANETELDWPLSVADVDGPLDVAETEVLQRLQTHQTATLKSEQCSQCYDCLPCPEAIQIPEVLRLRNLAIAYDMTNFGQYRYRMFENAGHWFPGVKANRCTDCGDCLPKCPEQLNIPALLQDAHERLNGPSGRRLWG from the coding sequence ATGCGCTATCGTCGGTTTGGCAAAACGAATCTGTCGCTGTCTGTTTTTTCTTTGGGAACCATGCGTTACCTAGCCTCTGAGGCAACGGCAGCCCAAACAGTAAACCGAGCGATCGCCCTAGGCATTAATCATTTAGAGACGGCTAAGGGCTACGGCAAGAGCGAGCAATATTTGGGTCAGGCACTCGCCCAGCTAACCGTTCCTCGGTCTCAGCTATATATCACGACTAAAATTTCTCCCACGCCTGATGCTGCCTCAATGGCTCGACAGCTTGATCAGTCGCTGGCTGATCTCGGCACCGATTATGTCGATTGCTTGGCAATTCATGGGCTCAACACAGAGGAGCATCTCAGTTGGGTTAAAGCTAAACAGGGTTGTATGCAGGCTGTGCAGCAAGCTGTCGCCGATGGTAGGGTTCGGCATATTGGTTTTTCTACCCACGGCTCTCTGGAGCTAATTTTGGCAGCGATCGCCACTGGCTTATTCGAGTTCGTGAGCTTGCACTACTACTATTTTTTTCAGCACAACGCACCAGCAGTGGCAGCCGCAGCCGCAAAAGACATGGGCGTGTTTATTATCTCGCCTGCGGATAAGGGAGGCCAACTTTACACTCCACCGCAAAAGCTGCAAGAGCTATGTGCGCCACTGTCTCCTTTGCTGTTTAACTATCGATTTCTCCTCAGCGACCCCCGCATCACCACGCTGAGTGTGGGAGCGGCCAATGAGACTGAGCTGGATTGGCCCTTGAGTGTTGCTGACGTAGATGGGCCTCTAGACGTGGCTGAAACAGAAGTTTTACAACGGTTGCAAACACATCAAACAGCAACCTTGAAGTCTGAGCAGTGTAGCCAATGTTATGATTGCTTACCCTGCCCAGAAGCAATCCAAATCCCGGAAGTGTTACGGCTACGGAATTTAGCGATCGCCTATGACATGACCAATTTTGGTCAGTACCGCTATCGCATGTTTGAAAATGCAGGGCATTGGTTTCCAGGAGTCAAAGCAAATCGCTGTACAGACTGTGGTGATTGCTTGCCCAAATGCCCAGAACAACTGAATATTCCAGCCTTGCTACAAGATGCACATGAACGACTCAATGGCCCGTCTGGTCGTCGGCTCTGGGGCTAA